One genomic segment of Pandoraea sputorum includes these proteins:
- a CDS encoding DUF799 domain-containing protein, translated as MIARLCKWMTVAALAAVMTGCAVHQAKPYDYTAFKESKPKSILVLPPLNESPDIDATYSVLSQVTVPLGEAGYYVMPVTLVDESFRQNGLTVAGDIHQVSPAKLREIFGADAALYIKITQYGTKYMVLDSATVVTVSAELIDLRNGAKLWSGAASASNNEGNNSGGGGLIGMLVTAAVKQIVNSVSNAGYTVAGTANARLLSAGRPNGMLYGPRSPKYGTD; from the coding sequence ATGATCGCCCGACTCTGCAAATGGATGACGGTCGCCGCGCTGGCCGCTGTGATGACCGGTTGCGCTGTGCATCAAGCCAAGCCGTATGACTACACCGCGTTCAAGGAAAGCAAGCCGAAGTCGATTCTGGTGCTGCCGCCGCTGAACGAGTCGCCGGATATCGACGCGACCTACAGCGTGCTTTCGCAAGTGACGGTGCCGCTGGGCGAAGCTGGCTACTACGTGATGCCGGTGACGCTGGTCGACGAATCGTTCCGTCAGAACGGTCTGACCGTCGCCGGTGACATCCATCAGGTCAGCCCGGCCAAGCTGCGTGAGATCTTCGGTGCGGACGCTGCGCTCTACATCAAGATCACTCAGTACGGCACGAAATACATGGTGCTCGACAGCGCCACCGTCGTGACGGTCTCGGCCGAACTCATCGATCTGCGCAACGGTGCGAAGCTGTGGAGCGGCGCAGCCAGCGCGTCGAACAATGAGGGCAACAACAGTGGCGGCGGCGGGTTGATCGGCATGCTGGTCACGGCGGCCGTCAAGCAGATCGTCAACAGCGTGTCGAACGCCGGTTACACGGTCGCGGGCACGGCCAATGCGCGTCTGCTGTCTGCCGGACGTCCCAACGGCATGCTCTACGGTCCGCGTTCGCCGAAATACGGCACTG